In Parasegetibacter sp. NRK P23, a single genomic region encodes these proteins:
- a CDS encoding SulP family inorganic anion transporter, whose protein sequence is MVKKAKNYFSSLGNDIPSALVVFLVALPLCLGIALASGAPPFSGLIAGIVGGIVIGALSGSQLSVSGPAAGLTAIVAAAILKLQVYEAFLLAVVLAGALQLIFGFLKAGVVGDYVPGSVIKGMLAAIGLILILKQLPHLVGYDADFEGNEAFAGKGGENTFTGIFHSLNYVLPVAMAIGVISILIQVLWEKVLVKKAKIFKLIPSPFVVVLVAVGINEYLISSNPGTALKSSHLVNIPVATSVEGFLSFFSFPDFSHLTNMAVWTTALTLAIVASLETLLNIEAADELDPYQRVTPTNRELKAQGAGNLISGLIGGLPITSVIVRTSANVNSGAKTKISAITHGMLLLLCAALIPGLLNKIPLSALAGILIFTGYKLAKPSLFKEFYKKGWNQFAPFVITIAAILLTDLLIGIMIGIAVGLFFVLRSNFKTAVHVVSDGNRHLVRLRKDVSFLNKPIIKQRLEAIPEDGYVLIDISSADFIDADVVDIIEDFMIHAPLKNIKVELKKSLYREHGFNEAILNGEMVMAKKSDPH, encoded by the coding sequence ATGGTTAAGAAAGCGAAAAATTATTTCAGTTCGTTGGGGAATGACATTCCTTCAGCGCTGGTGGTGTTCCTTGTAGCGCTGCCATTGTGCCTTGGCATCGCCCTGGCATCGGGCGCACCTCCTTTTTCAGGCTTAATCGCCGGTATTGTTGGAGGCATCGTTATTGGCGCCCTCAGCGGTTCTCAGTTAAGTGTAAGCGGACCCGCGGCGGGCTTAACGGCCATTGTGGCGGCAGCGATACTTAAACTTCAGGTGTATGAAGCATTTCTGCTGGCCGTAGTGCTTGCAGGTGCGCTGCAACTTATTTTTGGGTTCCTGAAAGCTGGTGTTGTTGGCGACTATGTACCCGGCAGTGTAATTAAGGGAATGCTGGCCGCGATCGGCCTGATCCTGATCCTTAAGCAATTGCCGCACCTGGTAGGCTACGACGCGGATTTCGAAGGCAACGAAGCATTTGCGGGGAAAGGTGGAGAAAACACCTTCACGGGAATTTTTCATTCCCTCAATTATGTACTTCCTGTAGCCATGGCAATTGGCGTGATCTCCATACTGATACAGGTGCTGTGGGAAAAGGTACTGGTGAAGAAGGCAAAGATTTTCAAACTGATCCCTTCGCCATTCGTTGTGGTACTGGTGGCTGTAGGCATCAATGAGTACCTCATTTCCAGCAACCCGGGCACGGCGCTGAAATCATCCCATCTTGTAAACATTCCGGTGGCCACATCAGTGGAAGGCTTCCTCTCCTTTTTCTCTTTCCCTGATTTCAGTCACCTCACCAATATGGCCGTCTGGACCACGGCGCTTACCCTCGCTATTGTAGCGAGCCTGGAAACGCTGCTGAACATTGAAGCAGCGGATGAACTGGACCCTTACCAACGCGTAACACCCACCAACCGGGAGTTGAAGGCGCAAGGTGCGGGTAACCTGATCTCAGGGCTCATCGGAGGACTTCCCATTACTTCGGTAATCGTGCGTACTTCGGCTAACGTAAACTCAGGCGCGAAAACAAAAATATCCGCCATTACCCACGGTATGCTGTTGCTGCTCTGCGCGGCGCTTATTCCTGGCTTGCTGAATAAAATACCGCTCTCCGCATTGGCCGGCATCCTGATATTCACCGGTTATAAACTGGCCAAACCATCTTTGTTCAAAGAGTTCTATAAAAAAGGTTGGAACCAGTTCGCGCCCTTTGTCATCACCATAGCCGCCATCCTCCTCACCGACCTGCTGATCGGTATCATGATCGGTATAGCGGTAGGCCTGTTCTTTGTACTGCGCAGCAATTTCAAAACAGCCGTGCATGTGGTGAGCGATGGCAACCGTCACCTTGTCCGCCTCCGGAAAGATGTATCCTTCCTCAATAAACCCATCATCAAACAAAGGCTGGAAGCCATTCCTGAAGATGGCTATGTTTTGATTGACATCTCAAGCGCCGATTTCATTGATGCGGATGTAGTTGATATTATCGAGGACTTCATGATACACGCGCCACTAAAAAACATCAAAGTGGAACTGAAAAAAAGTTTATACCGTGAACACGGTTTCAACGAAGCCATCCTGAACGGGGAAATGGTGATGGCGAAGAAGTCTGATCCCCATTAA
- the can gene encoding carbonate dehydratase, with amino-acid sequence MKSFEKLLLTNKAWAKEKVEDDPEYFLRQAKIQTPEFLWIGCSDSRVPANEVTGTAPGEIFVHRNIANMVVHTDLNLLSVLDYAVNHLKVKHIIVCGHYGCGGVKASMTQHSLGIINKWLRNIKDVYRIHRDEIDGIPDEEARADRLVELNTKEQVMNLAKTSIIQAAWKHHQRPHLHGWVYGLKDGILNPVFDMAPGTHIDPLYEYDNL; translated from the coding sequence ATGAAATCATTCGAGAAACTTTTACTGACAAACAAAGCATGGGCAAAAGAAAAAGTAGAAGACGACCCTGAATACTTTCTCCGCCAGGCAAAGATCCAGACGCCTGAATTTCTTTGGATCGGGTGCAGCGACAGCCGCGTACCCGCCAATGAAGTTACCGGTACCGCGCCCGGAGAAATATTCGTACACAGGAACATCGCCAACATGGTGGTGCATACCGACCTGAACCTGCTGAGCGTACTCGACTATGCCGTGAACCACCTTAAAGTGAAGCACATCATCGTTTGCGGTCACTACGGTTGCGGCGGCGTGAAAGCATCCATGACGCAGCACAGCCTGGGCATCATCAACAAATGGCTCCGTAACATCAAGGATGTGTACCGCATCCACCGCGATGAGATTGATGGTATTCCGGACGAAGAAGCCCGTGCCGACAGGTTGGTGGAACTCAATACCAAAGAGCAGGTCATGAACCTGGCCAAAACTTCCATCATCCAGGCTGCATGGAAACACCATCAGCGCCCACACCTGCATGGCTGGGTTTACGGGTTGAAAGACGGCATTCTCAACCCGGTATTCGACATGGCACCAGGTACCCATATCGACCCGTTGTACGAGTACGATAATCTTTAA